One segment of Erigeron canadensis isolate Cc75 chromosome 2, C_canadensis_v1, whole genome shotgun sequence DNA contains the following:
- the LOC122586302 gene encoding V-type proton ATPase subunit G 1-like, which yields MESSRGQNGIQLLLAAEQEAQQIVNAARNAKLARLKQAKEEAEKEVAEFRAQMEADYQRKLTETSGDSGANVKRLEKETNEKIQHLKKEADRISSDVVEMLLKHITSVRY from the exons ATGGAGTCTAGCAGGGGACAGAATGGAATTCAACTCTTGTTAGCTGCAGAGCAAGAAGCTCAGCAAATAGTCAATGCTGCCCGAAATG cTAAACTAGCTAGACTTAAACAAGCCAAAGAAGAGGCTGAGAAGGAGGTTGCCGAATTCCGTGCCCAGATGGAAGCTGATTACCAAAGAAAGCTCACTGAG ACTAGTGGAGACTCAGGTGCTAACGTGAAGCGTCTTGAGAAGGAAACGAATGAAAAGATTCAACACCTGAAGAAAGAGGCTGATAGAATTTCTAGTGATGTTGTCGAGATGCTTCTGAAGCACATCACTTCTGTAAGGTATTAA
- the LOC122587019 gene encoding DNA-directed RNA polymerases IV and V subunit 2-like encodes MEEAGPSSKEKPTNGSVQLDLDEEFDDDDMMDAPSLKDLDAVTLKTFTKKALTAFFRHYGLISHQINSFNDFIKVGIQDVFDSIGEIIVEPGYDPSKKGDNEWRFASIRFGNVTLERPRFWTGEKFSADSGKDYLEFLPRHARLQNMTYSSRMKVHITKQVYTQELVRSDKFKTGKEKFLDKKILDTEEREVHIGRIPVMVNSDSCWMSGAEKDDCDYDQGGYFIIKGAEKTFIAQEQLTLNRVSLASSPNWRVQYTDIWKRKRVYVKLVDTPKIGDIGGGGAHVITGYILSLMDIPIWILFFALGVSSDKEVVDMIGADIEDGTIVNILIASIHNADELCAEFRRGKNSLIHIEKLLKNSRFPPTESVTECIDKYLFPNITGFGRKARYLGYMVKCLLEGFTGRRKVDNRDDFRNRRLELAGELLERELRNHLRHAVKKMTKTMQRDLYPDRNVHPMEHYLDAAIITNGLSRAFSTGSWSHPFKSMEKTNGVVAMLRRANPLQMIADMRKTRHHVNYAGKVGDARYPHPSHWGKLCYLSTPDGEHCGLIKNLAGTALVSTTVREQLSDILIACGMEQLAQDTKMSLTGLDKIFVNGDWVGTCKNSASFVAEFRHKRRTKEVPQMVEIKRDTKNKEVRIFCDAGRILRPLLVVKNLHKIKHLKGGRYSFQDLLDNGVVELIGTEEEEDCCTAWDMKYLFLESKDHNPEKYTHCELDMSCMLGLSCGIIPFANHDHAKRVLMQSQKHSQQAMGYSCTNPDIRVDTLSHQLFYPQRPLFKTILSDCLEKAGQLHGQSQKGMIPRPEFYNGQCAIVAVNVHLGYNQEDSLVMNRASLDRGMFRSEHIRSYKAEVNNKEALGLKIKNDDAVNFGKIQSKIGRVDSLDDDGFPFIGANLQSGDIVIGKSTESGADHSVKLKHTERGMVQKVVLSANDEGQNFAVVSLRQVRTPCLGDKFSSMHGQKGVLGYLESQENCPFTVQGIVPDIVINPHAFPSRQTPGQMLESALSKGIALGGSQRYATPFSSLSVDAITDQLHRAGFSRWGNERLYDGRTGEMIKSLVFMGPTFYQRLTHMAEDKVKFRNTGPVHPLTRQPVVDRKRFGGIKFGEMERDCLIAHGASANLHERLFTLSDSSEMHVCRRCKRMANVIQRSVPGGQKIRGPFCRVCDSVEEVIKVSVPYGAKLLGQELFSMGISLKFDTELC; translated from the exons ATGGAAGAAGCAGGACCGAGCTCCAAGGAGAAGCCTACAAATGGTTCTGTACAACTCGACTTAGATGAGGAATTTGATGACGATGATATGATGGATGCACCATCGTTGAAGGATCTCGATGCAGTCACTTTGAAGACCTTTACTAAAAAGGCATTAACGGCTTTTTTTAGACACTATGGTCTTATAAGTCACCAGATCAACTCCTTTAACGACTTCATCAAAGTCGGTATTCAGGATGTTTTTGACTCCATTGGTGAGATCATTGTTGAACCGGGGTATGATCCTTCAAAAAAGGGTGATAATGAGTGGCGATTTGCTTCGATTAGGTTTGGGAATGTGACTCTTGAGCGCCCTAGGTTTTGGACAGGAGAGAAATTTTCTGCTGATAGTGGTAAAGATTACCTTGAGTTCTTGCCCAGACATGCACGTCTTCAGAACATGACCTACTCGTCTCGCATGAAAGTTCATATTACTAAGCAG GTGTATACTCAAGAGCTGGTTCGAAGCGACAAGTTTAAAACTGGGAAAGAGAAGTTTCTTGATAAGAAAATCTTAGATACTGAGGAGAGGGAAGTGCATATTGGGAGAATTCCTGTGATGGTTAATTCTGACTCGTGTTGGATGAGTGGAGCCGAGAAAGATGACTGTGATTATGATCAAGGAGGCTATTTCATTATTAAGGGAGCTGAGAAG aCCTTCATTGCTCAAGAGCAGCTTACATTGAATAGAGTTTCTTTGGCGAGCAGTCCAAATTGGCGTGTGCAGTACACGGATATTTGGAAGAGGAAGAGGGTTTATGTAAAGCTTGTTGATACTCCTAAAATTGGAGATATAGGAGGAGGAGGAGCACACGTGATAACTGGTTATATTCTGAGTTTGATGGATATACCAATATGGATTCTGTTTTTCGCTCTTGGGGTATCGTCAGATAAAGAAGTGGTCGACATGATTGGTGCAGACATCGAGGATGGAACTattgtgaatattttgattGCGTCAATTCACAATGCAGATGAGTTATGCGCAGAGTTCCGTAGAGGGAAAAATTCACTAATTCATATCGAGAAGCTTCTGAAAAACAGCAGATTTCCACCCACCGAGTCTGTTACAGAGTGTATTGATAAGTATCTGTTTCCAAATATTACTGGATTTGGTAGAAAAGCGCGATATCTTGGTTATATGGTGAAGTGTCTCTTGGAAGGTTTTACGGGCCGCAGAAAAGTCGATAATAGAGATGATTTCAGGAACAGGAGGTTGGAGTTGGCTGGTGAGTTGCTTGAAAGAGAGCTAAGAAATCATCTCAGACATGCTGTGAAGAAAATGACGAAGACCATGCAACGGGATCTATATCCTGATCGAAACGTTCACCCTATGGAGCACTATCTAGATGCTGCCATTATTACAAATGGGCTTTCTCGGGCCTTTTCAACAGGTTCTTGGTCACATCCCTTCAAATCCATGGAGAAGACAAATGGTGTTGTGGCTATGCTTAGGAGGGCAAATCCTTTGCAAATGATTGCTGATATGAGGAAAACACGCCATCATGTTAATTATGCCGGGAAGGTTGGAGATGCAAGATACCC GCACCCTTCTCACTGGGGAAAGCTGTGTTATCTTTCTACCCCTGATGGAGAACATTGTGGGTTGATAAAAAATTTGGCTGGCACAGCTCTCGTGTCAACTACAGTCCGGGAACAACTATCTGACATATTGATAGCCTGTGGGATGGAGCAATTGGCACAAGATACCAAAATGTCACTTACTGGCTTGGATAAAATCTTTGTTAATGGTGATTGGGTGGGAACATGCAAAAATTCTGCCTCATTTGTGGCTGAGTTTAGGCACAAGCGACGCACAAAGGAAGTGCCCCAGATG GttgaaattaaaagagataCTAAGAATAAAGAAGTGCGCATTTTTTGTGATGCTGGAAGGATTTTGCGCCCGCTTTTAGTTGTTAAAAACTTGCACAAAATCAAACATCTAAAAGGGGGACGATACTCGTTTCAagatcttttagataatggagTTGTAGAACTAATCGGAACGGAAGAGGAAGAAGATTGCTGCACAGCATGGGACATGAAATATCTTTTTCTAGAAAGTAAAGATCATAACCCTGAAAAATACACACATTGTGAACTTGACATGTCATGCATGTTAGGTTTAAGCTGTGGCATTATTCCCTTTGCTAATCATGATCATGCCAAAAGGGTCCTCATGCAGTCTCAGAAACACAGTCAGCAAGCAATGGGGTACTCGTGCACAAACCCTGACATCAGAGTCGATACTCTTTCTCACCAGTTATTTTACCCACAGAGGCCTCTTTTCAAGACCATACTGTCTGATTGTCTTGAAAAAGCTGGTCAACTTCATGGTCAAAGTCAAAAGGGTATGATCCCTAGACCTGAGTTCTATAATGGACAGTGTGCTATTGTGGCTGTTAATGTACATCTTGGTTACAACCAAGAGGACTCATTGGTTATGAATCGTGCTTCACTTGACCGTGGCATGTTCCGCTCAGAACATATTCGAAGTTATAAGGCAGAAGTTAATAATAAGGAAGCTTTGGGGCTGAAGATCAAGAATGATGATGCTGTGAATTTTGGGAAGATACAAAGTAAGATTGGAAGGGTTGATAGTTTGGATGATGATGGTTTTCCATTTATTGGTGCCAATTTGCAGAGTGGTGATATAGTGATTGGGAAATCTACAGAATCGGGGGCTGATCATAGTGTGAAATTGAAACACACTGAAAGAGGGATGGTTCAAAAGGTAGTATTATCGGCAAATGATGAAGGGCAGAACTTTGCCGTTGTATCTCTAAGACAG GTACGTACACCATGCCTTGGTGACAAGTTTTCAAGCATGCATGGGCAAAAGGGGGTTTTGGGTTATCTGGAGAGTCAAGAAAACTGCCCTTTTACTGTACAAGGAATAGTTCCAGATATTGTTATAAACCCACATGCCTTTCCATCAAGACAAACTCCCGGGCAGATGCTGGAATCTGCTTTGAGCAAGGGAATCGCGTTAGGAGGTTCACAAAGATATGCAACCCCTTTCTCTTCTTTATCTGTTGATGCTATAACAGACCAGCTTCACAG GGCCGGATTTTCAAGATGGGGAAATGAGAGATTATACGATGGCCGGACTGGTGAAATGATCAAATCCCTGGTTTTCATGGGACCGACATTCTACCAGAGGCTGACCCACATGGCTGAAGACAAGGTCAAATTTCGAAACACGGGTCCTGTACATCCTCTCACCCGACAACCAGTGGTAGACAGGAAACGATTTGGTGGGATCAAGTTCGGGGAAATGGAACGTGACTGTCTCATAGCTCATGGAGCCTCTGCTAATCTACACGAGCGTCTATTCACTCTCAGTGACTCCTCAGAGATGCATGTCTGCAGAAGGTGCAAGAGGATGGCGAATGTGATCCAGAGATCTGTCCCTGGGGGCCAAAAGATCCGTGGGCCCTTTTGCCGGGTATGTGACTCGGTGGAAGAGGTCATTAAGGTAAGTGTGCCTTATGGTGCTAAGCTACTTGGTCAGGAGCTGTTCAGTATGGGCATATCTCTGAAGTTTGACACTGAGTTATGTTAG